The following proteins come from a genomic window of Paracoccus sp. MBLB3053:
- a CDS encoding alpha/beta hydrolase, with translation MTTPRKSWLDIARRFEMQGSQSPIPVFVAGPKGEPKGTVLLVHGRNGAPGQPQIAAIAEAYLGSGWRVAAPELPHSAASPDSGSPAEITFAGHVQAAAEVWAWVNAQWSASRRALAGHSIGAFAVAHLAAGSPAAHHILAVSPPISGRVLLRAREAMGPAALDEVRREAPTYFDEMQTADAEPALKRAVSPLAVVTGAADGLIPLQDARAYFAASPNGRFFAAVPDEHHCPAGEAYGRMLAAALAALGA, from the coding sequence ATGACGACGCCACGCAAATCATGGCTGGACATAGCCCGGCGCTTCGAAATGCAGGGCTCTCAAAGCCCCATTCCCGTATTCGTGGCCGGGCCGAAGGGCGAGCCCAAAGGGACGGTTCTTCTGGTTCACGGCAGGAATGGCGCACCGGGGCAGCCCCAGATCGCCGCGATCGCCGAGGCATATCTTGGCAGCGGATGGAGGGTCGCCGCCCCGGAACTGCCGCATTCTGCAGCGTCGCCCGACTCGGGATCTCCGGCAGAGATCACCTTCGCAGGCCATGTCCAAGCTGCGGCGGAGGTCTGGGCTTGGGTCAACGCACAATGGTCCGCATCGCGGCGCGCCCTTGCAGGCCATAGCATTGGCGCTTTCGCCGTCGCCCATCTCGCGGCCGGGTCGCCCGCTGCCCATCATATCCTTGCCGTCTCGCCTCCGATTTCAGGACGGGTGCTCTTGCGCGCCCGTGAGGCCATGGGGCCCGCCGCGCTGGACGAGGTTCGGCGCGAGGCGCCGACCTATTTCGACGAGATGCAGACGGCAGACGCGGAACCGGCGCTGAAGCGGGCGGTGAGCCCGCTTGCGGTTGTCACAGGGGCAGCCGATGGGCTCATTCCCCTGCAGGACGCGCGCGCGTATTTTGCTGCGTCGCCCAACGGCCGCTTCTTCGCCGCAGTGCCGGACGAACATCATTGCCCGGCGGGGGAAGCTTATGGCCGCATGCTTGCCGCGGCGCTTGCCGCGCTTGGTGCCTGA